From Skermanella sp. TT6, a single genomic window includes:
- the tnpB gene encoding IS66 family insertion sequence element accessory protein TnpB (TnpB, as the term is used for proteins encoded by IS66 family insertion elements, is considered an accessory protein, since TnpC, encoded by a neighboring gene, is a DDE family transposase.), whose product MITPRPGLKVVLATQPIDFRKGVHGLVALVAEALKADPYCGDVFVFRSKRKDRLKLLVWDGSGLILATKWLEDGGFPWPPVRDGAVRLSAVQFALLLDGLEWRAAAPPPVKTPRWMG is encoded by the coding sequence ATGATCACGCCGCGTCCCGGCCTCAAGGTCGTGCTCGCCACGCAGCCGATCGATTTCCGCAAAGGGGTCCACGGCCTGGTCGCCCTGGTGGCCGAGGCGCTGAAGGCGGATCCCTACTGCGGTGACGTCTTCGTCTTCCGCTCCAAGCGCAAGGACCGGCTCAAGCTCCTGGTTTGGGACGGTAGCGGATTGATCCTCGCAACGAAGTGGCTGGAGGACGGCGGATTCCCCTGGCCGCCGGTCCGGGACGGCGCGGTCCGGCTGAGCGCGGTCCAGTTCGCGCTGCTGCTCGACGGACTGGAGTGGCGCGCGGCCGCGCCGCCACCCGTGAAGACGCCCCGGTGGATGGGCTGA
- the tnpB gene encoding IS66 family insertion sequence element accessory protein TnpB (TnpB, as the term is used for proteins encoded by IS66 family insertion elements, is considered an accessory protein, since TnpC, encoded by a neighboring gene, is a DDE family transposase.) — protein sequence MAEALKADPYCGDVFVFRSKRKDRLKLLVWDGSGLILATKWLEDGGFPWPPVRDGAVRLSAVQFALLLDGLEWRAAAPPPVKTPRWMG from the coding sequence GTGGCCGAGGCGCTGAAGGCGGATCCCTACTGCGGTGACGTCTTCGTCTTCCGCTCCAAGCGCAAGGACCGGCTCAAGCTCCTGGTTTGGGACGGTAGCGGATTGATCCTCGCAACGAAGTGGCTGGAGGACGGCGGATTCCCCTGGCCGCCGGTCCGGGACGGCGCGGTCCGGCTGAGCGCGGTCCAGTTCGCGCTGCTGCTCGACGGACTGGAGTGGCGCGCGGCCGCGCCGCCACCCGTGAAGACGCCCCGGTGGATGGGCTGA
- a CDS encoding YecA family protein gives MTAEPAAQTGPAAPRAMQDAEELEAYQRGRAAPVSRLDGLDGYLTAVLIGPKFLDPRIWLGDLLGDHALLAAESSREHRAVQAVADHHNRLSETMAQFPGLYRPHLAPHHAGGLDPIFWSLGFLVATRLAPRAWKSVTNPGKPEHAPFQALGPVLFGTAAIAEADVPAVAKAILELREHFKARRNRSMR, from the coding sequence ATGACGGCCGAGCCCGCTGCGCAGACCGGACCGGCGGCGCCCAGGGCGATGCAGGACGCGGAGGAGCTCGAAGCGTACCAGCGGGGCCGGGCGGCGCCGGTGTCGCGGCTGGACGGCCTCGACGGCTACCTGACCGCCGTGCTGATCGGGCCGAAGTTCCTCGATCCGCGGATCTGGCTCGGCGACCTGCTGGGCGACCACGCCCTGCTCGCCGCGGAGAGCAGCCGGGAGCACCGGGCCGTCCAGGCCGTGGCGGACCACCATAACCGCCTGTCGGAGACGATGGCGCAGTTCCCCGGCCTGTACCGGCCGCATCTGGCGCCGCACCACGCAGGAGGGCTGGACCCGATCTTCTGGTCCCTCGGGTTCCTGGTGGCCACCCGGCTGGCGCCGCGCGCCTGGAAGAGCGTGACCAACCCGGGCAAACCGGAACATGCTCCGTTCCAGGCCCTGGGCCCCGTGCTGTTCGGCACGGCGGCCATCGCCGAGGCCGACGTCCCGGCCGTAGCCAAGGCCATCCTGGAGTTGCGCGAACACTTCAAGGCCCGCCGCAACCGATCCATGCGGTGA
- the tnpC gene encoding IS66 family transposase, with protein MAEPPDPLPADPAELVRIIRDLEARNADLQAQVKTLKAMIFGAKSERAAMIDPEQGVLDLGDLAVEAAPAANDNADRTSGKPGRHPRRPANRNVGALPRHLPRVETTIEPESTACPCCAGPMHRIGEDVAEALDVIPALVRVLRTIRPKYACRCCRGTLVQAAARPRVVDGGMATTALVAHVVVAKFAWHLPLYRQSRMFAGQGIALDRTTLVFWVRRAAWWLKPLYERLLLYIRSQERVFCDETPLPRLDPGRGRTRICQLWAQAVDDRPWQGPARPAVGYVFAEGRDTAAIQDQLAGFDGLLQVDGYVAYKALVRRRRRATIRLVFCLSHARRKFVAVFRTTRSEVAREVIGRLGEVYAIEARIRGTTAETRLRVRQDRSRPILEALKVRLMAVRAEISGQSSLAKAISYTLGHWDGLVAFLEDGRIEVDTNTVERLMRPIGLGRKNALFAGSAAGGRDWAILASLINSARLNGLDPFSYLADVLERIVSGAVKANDLDRLLPWAWKAERGADAGTVRAA; from the coding sequence ATGGCCGAGCCTCCCGACCCGCTCCCCGCAGACCCCGCCGAACTGGTCCGGATCATCCGTGATCTGGAGGCCAGGAACGCGGATCTGCAGGCGCAGGTGAAGACCCTGAAGGCGATGATCTTCGGGGCGAAGTCGGAGAGGGCCGCGATGATCGACCCGGAGCAGGGCGTCCTCGATCTCGGCGACCTCGCCGTCGAGGCGGCTCCGGCCGCCAACGACAACGCGGACCGCACGTCCGGGAAGCCGGGGCGGCACCCGCGCCGTCCGGCGAACCGGAATGTCGGAGCTCTGCCCCGGCATCTGCCGCGGGTCGAGACGACTATCGAGCCGGAGAGCACCGCGTGCCCGTGCTGCGCCGGGCCGATGCACCGGATCGGCGAGGACGTCGCCGAGGCGCTGGACGTGATCCCGGCCCTTGTGCGCGTCCTGCGCACCATCCGGCCGAAGTATGCCTGCCGATGCTGCCGCGGCACCCTGGTCCAGGCCGCCGCCAGGCCGCGCGTGGTGGACGGCGGCATGGCCACCACCGCGCTGGTCGCCCACGTGGTGGTGGCGAAGTTCGCCTGGCACCTGCCGCTGTACCGGCAGTCCCGGATGTTCGCCGGCCAGGGCATCGCGCTGGACCGGACGACGCTGGTGTTCTGGGTTCGCCGGGCGGCGTGGTGGCTGAAGCCGCTGTACGAGCGGCTGCTGCTCTACATCCGATCCCAGGAGCGGGTGTTCTGCGACGAGACGCCGTTGCCCCGGTTGGATCCCGGACGGGGCCGCACCAGGATCTGCCAGCTGTGGGCCCAGGCGGTGGACGACCGCCCCTGGCAGGGACCGGCCCGACCGGCGGTCGGCTACGTGTTCGCCGAGGGGCGGGACACGGCGGCGATCCAGGACCAGCTGGCGGGCTTCGACGGGCTTCTCCAGGTGGACGGCTATGTGGCCTACAAGGCGCTTGTCCGCCGCCGGAGGCGGGCGACGATCCGGCTCGTCTTCTGCCTGAGCCATGCCCGCCGCAAGTTCGTGGCGGTGTTCAGGACGACCCGGTCGGAGGTGGCGCGGGAAGTGATCGGGCGCCTCGGTGAGGTCTACGCCATCGAGGCACGCATCCGCGGCACGACGGCGGAGACCCGCCTGCGGGTCCGGCAGGACCGGTCCCGGCCGATCCTGGAAGCTCTGAAGGTCCGGCTGATGGCGGTGCGGGCGGAGATCTCCGGCCAGTCGAGCCTGGCCAAGGCGATCTCCTACACCCTGGGTCACTGGGACGGGCTGGTCGCCTTCCTCGAGGACGGCCGCATCGAGGTGGATACCAACACCGTGGAGAGACTGATGCGCCCGATCGGGTTGGGCCGCAAGAACGCCCTGTTCGCCGGCTCCGCGGCGGGCGGCCGGGACTGGGCGATCCTCGCCTCGCTGATCAACAGCGCCAGGCTGAACGGCCTCGACCCGTTCTCCTACCTGGCCGACGTGCTGGAGCGCATCGTGTCGGGTGCCGTGAAGGCCAACGATCTCGACCGCCTGCTGCCGTGGGCATGGAAAGCCGAGCGGGGCGCCGATGCCGGGACGGTCCGGGCGGCATGA
- the tnpA gene encoding IS66-like element accessory protein TnpA — protein sequence MDEDGPYRRVEVITGRCQRRVWTAQEKARIVAESAVPGANISEVARRNGVNRGLLTVWRREAGAVPEATPAQTPLFVPVTVVEEPAPAPPRDRRQASRETAPGRIEMDLRSGRLVFHGAVDPGLAAAVVAAARGRG from the coding sequence ATGGATGAAGACGGGCCGTATCGGCGGGTCGAGGTGATCACGGGACGGTGTCAACGGCGCGTGTGGACGGCACAGGAGAAGGCGCGCATCGTGGCGGAGAGCGCGGTGCCGGGCGCCAACATCTCCGAGGTCGCGCGGCGGAACGGGGTGAACCGCGGCCTGCTCACGGTCTGGCGCCGGGAGGCAGGTGCGGTCCCGGAAGCGACCCCGGCGCAGACGCCGCTGTTCGTTCCGGTCACGGTGGTCGAGGAGCCTGCGCCCGCTCCTCCGCGGGACCGGCGTCAAGCATCCCGGGAGACGGCGCCGGGCCGGATCGAGATGGATCTGCGCAGCGGGCGGCTGGTGTTCCACGGCGCCGTCGATCCCGGCCTCGCCGCGGCGGTCGTCGCGGCCGCCCGAGGGCGGGGATGA